In the Setaria italica strain Yugu1 chromosome VI, Setaria_italica_v2.0, whole genome shotgun sequence genome, one interval contains:
- the LOC101764635 gene encoding putative disease resistance RPP13-like protein 1, whose protein sequence is MAPSFLTVLGWFMSPIIAFLVHKIIAYLVFNMSRKRREKFRELSRKLRDLEIHTVPNLIRALEIVENQRILRAEEGERSESDLKILDKMKKDLKATLYEAEDILDLIEYRRIEKALTGKTEPPHGSSSWLQQLADACRESWLRRRWIVVPVVWWCVQGLCRMGIRSLYATLRASGKRLRNTQQQLADACRESWLRRWIVVPVVWCVQGLCRMWRSLYATLRTSGERLPISNTAPPVSVMPISNTAPPVSVMQRLRVRCSHLVSENVRCRITDCGRSVLTWSTYAIATTGRKTWDYLSYAVLFPNSNENDSIGLDSFPLNYRQSLRERIERIEYIVSDLSKSPLLNQQSRSSKILVQDTNKGSSSEQDIDDLHRCIKRKVFGRDNDLEDICRKLREGPDAHEPSSRSSKPYSVIGIYGITGSGKTTLAQYVCDHERKLKEGKHFDNIMFIHVSETFRVVDIFRNMLEQMTEERPSETKGLKKLEQMTEERPSETKGLKKLQKELKSILQNRRFLLVLDDVWINDGNRKQREILLDVLDAGKNGSRVLVTAQNIDAARALGAQEPIKIPDLKEEECLSMFMDHALQGTAAFDDREHTEIGRKIVEKLRSSPLAVATVAARLRMNLDIDFWDRTAKHGLLNWTMGALWWSYRQLDADIRRCFEYCITFPGGYTLERDELVGMWVAQGFVKNSNQTEDLEDVGQRYVDELLKFSFLNVQIRYFNKKTLIIHDMLRELAEWVSGSDFYRINLNGSQKDIPTEVRHLFIETPNRKFLRKITDKILELENLRTLVIIEDTETDLSKEKIFENMFLRLTKLRVLIVKFAPSRRLVLSVPASIGQMKHLRYLSLRSFSGVELTFPSTFRKLYHMQILDVWNFHLSSPEDIVNLIHLRYIWNKLDLSDLDMRDEMASSFLVCKEKGQELHQLKHLNELRGILMLSGLKLVRNKEEALEAKLACKKSLAELDLEFDGCNCKPAKLVFGLELCNCDADVEAEVLEGLCPPKDLVRLDIWDFNGSTYPGWMMLGSQYPDAPKHLHKLYLRNCSRLASIPEKDNEFFKCLRVLGINFCTWDALPDNMESLKSLREISIVHCKNIKFLPTLPDSLECIRISGNSFLTTSCKEEGSWNWDKIQHIRIKEFYA, encoded by the exons ATGGCGCCCTCGTTCTTAACCGTGCTAGGTTGGTTCATGTCACCCATCATCGCCTTCCTCGTCCACAAGATCATTGCCTACCTCGTCTTCAACATGTCAAGGAAGCGCCGGGAGAAGTTCCGGGAGCTGTCAAGGAAGCTCCGGGACCTGGAAATCCACACGGTCCCGAATCTGATTCGGGCGCTCGAGATTGTAGAGAACCAGAGGATTCTGAGAGCAGAAGAAGGCGAGAGGTCCGAATCCgatctgaagatactcgacaagATGAAGAAAGATCTCAAAGCCACCTTGTACGAAGCAGAGGACATCCTGGATCTTATCGAGTATCGCCGAATCGAGAAGGCTCTCACCGGGAAGACGGAGCCGCcccacggcagcagcagctggctgCAGCAGCTCGCTGATGCCTGCAGGGAGAGCTGGCTCCGGCGGCGATGGATAGTGGTCCCTGTGGTGTGGTGGTGCGTGCAGGGCTTGTGCAGGATGGGGATCAGATCCCTGTATGCCACCCTACGTGCATCAGGTAAGCGGCTGCGGAACACGCAGCAGCAGCTCGCTGATGCCTGCAGGGAGAGCTGGCTCCGGAGATGGATAGTGGTCCCTGTGGTGTGGTGCGTGCAGGGCTTGTGCAGGATGTGGAGATCCCTGTATGCCACCCTACGCACATCGGGTGAGCGGCTGCCAATCAGCAACACGGCGCCCCCAGTTTCTGTGATGCCAATCAGCAACACGGCGCCCCCAGTTTCTGTGATGCAACGGCTCCGTGTGCGCTGCAGCCACCTTGTCTCGGAAAACGTCAGGTGTCGCATCACCGATTGCGGTCGATCCGTCCTCACCTGGTCGACTTATGCGATCGCGACGACTGGCCGTAAGACCTGGGACTACTTGTCATACGCAGTTTTATTCCCCAACAGCAACGAG AACGACAGCATTGGATTAGATTCATTCCCACTCAATTATAGACAGAGTTTGAGGGAAAGAATAGAGCGGATAGAATATATTGTCAGTGACTTGAGTAAATCACCACTGTTGAATCAGCAAAGCCGCAGCAGCAAAATTCTGGTCCAGGATACTAACAAGGGAAGCAGCAGTGAACAAGACATTGATGACTTGCACAGATGCATTAAACGGAAAGTATTTGGTCGAGATAATGATCTTGAGGATATATGTAGAAAGCTTCGTGAGGGACCCGATGCTCATGAACCGAGCTCTAGAAGCAGTAAACCTTATTCTGTGATTGGCATCTATGGCATAACTGGATCTGGGAAGACTACTCTAGCACAATATGTTTGTGACCATGAAAGGAAGCTTAAGGAAGGCAAGCATTTTGACAATATTATGTTCATTCATGTCTCTGAGACTTTCAGAGTGGTTGATATATTCCGTAATATGCTAGAGCAGATGACGGAAGAAAGGCCATCTGAAACCAAAGGTCTTAAAAAACTAGAGCAGATGACGGAAGAAAGGCCATCTGAAACCAAAGGTCTTAAAAAACTACAAAAGGAACTGAAGAGCATATTGCAAAACAGACGTTTCTTGTTGGTTCTGGATGATGTCTGGATTAATGATGGAAATAGAAAACAACGGGAGATTCTACTCGATGTACTGGATGCTGGGAAGAACGGAAGTAGAGTCCTGGTGACGGCTCAAAACATAGATGCAGCTAGAGCTCTCGGTGCTCAGGAACCTATTAAAATACCTGATTTGAAAGAGGAAGAGTGCTTGTCAATGTTCATGGATCATGCACTACAAGGTACTGCCGCATTTGATGATCGAGAACATACAGAAATTGGGAGAAAGATTGTGGAAAAGCTACGTAGCTCACCACTTGCAGTAGCAACAGTGGCTGCACGTCTTCGTATGAACCTAGATATTGATTTCTGGGATAGAACGGCGAAGCACGGCTTGTTGAATTGGACCATGGGAGCTCTGTGGTGGAGTTATCGACAACTTGATGCGGACATCAGGCGATGCTTTGAGTACTGCATCACTTTTCCCGGAGGATACACGTTGGAACGAGATGAGTTGGTTGGAATGTGGGTAGCACAAGGGTTTGTAAAGAACAGTAATCAAACTGAGGACTTGGAAGATGTAGGCCAGCGCTATGTTGATGAATTGCTGAAATTCTCATTTCTGAATGTTCAAATCAGGTATTTTAATAAGAAGACACTGATAATTCACGATATGCTGCGTGAACTGGCAGAGTGGGTTTCTGGAAGTGATTTTTATAGAATTAATTTGAATGGCTCGCAAAAGGACATTCCCACAGAAGTTCGTCATCTTTTCATTGAGACTCCTAATAGAAAATTCTTGAGGAAAATCACTGACAAAATTCTTGAGTTGGAAAATCTGCGGACCCTGGTAATTATTGAGGATACAGAGACAGACTTAagtaaagaaaaaatatttgaGAATATGTTCTTGAGGTTGACGAAACTTCGGGTGCTGATTGTTAAATTTGCACCCAGCAGAAGACTTGTGCTCTCAGTCCCAGCTTCTATtggtcagatgaagcatctaCGTTATCTTAGCCTTCGATCTTTCAGTGGCGTGGAGTTGACTTTCCCAAGCACATTTAGGAAGCTTTACCATATGCAGATCCTAGATGTTTGGAACTTCCACCTTTCCTCTCCTGAAGATATAGTTAATCTCATCCATTTGCGATACATCTGGAACAAACTCGATTTGTCCGACCTTGACATGCGAGACGAAATGGCGTCTTCATTCTTAGTGTGTAAGGAAAAAGGGCAGGAGCTGCATCAACTGAAGCATCTAAACGAGCTTCGAGGAATTCTGATGCTTTCCGGCCTTAAACTTGTCAGAAACAAAGAGGAAGCTCTTGAAGCCAAGCTAGCCTGCAAAAAAAGTCTAGCAGAACTTGATCTGGAGTTTGATGGGTGCAACTGCAAACCAGCAAAacttgtgtttggtttggagttGTGCAACTGCGATGCAGATGTCGAAGCAGAGGTACTTGAGGGCCTTTGCCCACCGAAGGATCTTGTAAGGCTGGACATCTGGGACTTCAACGGTTCGACGTATCCTGGTTGGATGATGTTGGGTAGCCAGTATCCAGACGCGCCAAAGCACCTGCACAAACTTTACCTCCGCAACTGCAGCCGATTGGCCTCTATTCCTGAAAAAGACAACGAGTTCTTCAAATGCCTGCGTGTGCTCGGCATTAACTTCTGCACCTGGGACGCCTTGCCTGACAATATGGAGAGCCTCAAGTCGCTCAGGGAAATTTCTATCGTTCATTGCAAGAACATCAAATTCCTTCCAACTCTGCCGGATTCTCTTGAGTGCATTAGGATCTCTGGCAACTCCTTCCTCACAACGTCCTGCAAAGAAGAGGGGAGCTGGAACTGGGACAAGATCCAGCACATTCGTATCAAAGAGTTTTATGCATGA
- the LOC111255690 gene encoding uncharacterized protein LOC111255690: protein MGVPAGDGRGHNFLPVTVAGREYGYRTCLAGAGQGGSGAGGLQAAEASGLHQEGERRQDQDSNTKPEPDSIVDPLYRAVLMIPTNPAPPTAAEDLLALARNRGIF, encoded by the exons ATGGGTGTGCCCGCGGGTGATGGGCGCGGGCACAACTTCTTACCCGTGACGGTCGCCGGGCGTGAGTACGGGTACAGGACTTGCCTCGCGGGCGCGG GACAAGGAGGATCAGGCGCTGGTGGTCTCCAAGCCGCGGAAGCCTCGGGTTTGCACCAGGAAGGTGAGAGGCGCCAGGATCAGGACTCCAACACCAAGCCCGAACCAGA CAGCATTGTCGACCCTCTCTATAGGGCTGTGCTCATGATCCCCACAAATCCTGCTCCACCCACCGCTGCTGAGGACCTCCTCGCGCTTGCTCGCAACCGCGGCATCTTCTAA